In Penaeus chinensis breed Huanghai No. 1 chromosome 11, ASM1920278v2, whole genome shotgun sequence, a genomic segment contains:
- the LOC125030731 gene encoding latrophilin-like protein LAT-2, whose product MKISRLYDPEDSYVLTAPAGKLIVVEYAMVGRPLSTALRGRQGLPSAYQGCYSSHSHHLFARRCNGRSFCQLSARDLRHELETACPPMITPVVEVRWSFADSVEVCTGEGEYLDLGNGRSGCFLTTTGKHETASAAREECLQGGGDIASAADIKQLCNIASEISTETMLWVSADGDFWNSTRYSASINDPRLLNRVSCSAENTAGAEARGLCVYPSYRGEAQKYCKKDEPRPDRYPGYTWNETEAGLMATNKCPKGWTGYASRWCSNNGTWDNFLDLSECKNADLGEWEAQTENDSITASEIINGVAQDTEEMELAPGDISALGHIFELLEDKHEGDLDSTEDAALLAEEYMEGTAATGDHMLRDPESWMELDQAVRSNTSTKLQAGITSAAIALATHLNNFTKNYVKDKINVRVSSHPPEFYEEIAERSFSYPDGITKIELPKGFQTSYVGMDGLVPVIFNAYEDLHCTSNIVPCNQTSLNEQRHLPASSQVNSIIIGATVGAGSSWRAEGNQRISVMLRHQYDGTEYELGSPRCVWWDEQQHGWNETGCQRVTSTQTYTECSCDHLTNLAVIMDINGVIQKDSTLYLISQWITIVGFSVSIPSLLLSVLCLICFRNVRARKSSIIHANLCLNLLVAEIVLLAGLDATHNAVACAVVAAILHYFFIATFTWSAIEAFHMYLNFIKVFSTLGSPLKYYLGFGYGIPTLFVSITLGITQGRGYGSERACWLEGALVWAFAGPLAFVMVSNLVVFWMIMRVVWRDKGVGDLQHRRSRQQLLKRLKGSVSLFLLLGATWISGFLYFAEATSFMAIVFTLLNSFQGVGIFILTIITDDTILTEIKKLLGMKVDDPKTSYASRMATTVVN is encoded by the exons ATGAAGATATCCAGACTGTATGATCCTGAAGACAGCTACGTCCTGACGGCTCCTGCAGGGAAGCTCATCGTCGTGGAGTACGCCATGGTCGGTCGCCCCCTCTCGACTGCCCTCAGAGGCCGTCAGGGGCTACCTTCTGCTTACCAGGGCTGCTACTCCAGCCACTCCCATCACCTCTTCGCACGCAG ATGCAACGGCCGCTCCTTTTGCCAGCTGTCTGCCCGGGATCTGCGTCACGAGCTGGAGACTGCGTGCCCCCCGATGATCACGCCGGTCGTCGAGGTGCGCTGGTCGTTCGCGGACTCGGTCGAGGTTTGCACCGGCGAGGGCGAGTACCTCGACCTCGGAAACGGGAGGAGCGGCTGCTTCCTTACCACGACAGGCAAGCACGAGACCGCCTCGGCAGCTAGAGAGGAGTGCCTTCAGGGAGGAGGTGACATTGCTTCTGCCGCAGACATCAAGCAGCTCTGCAACATCGCTAGTGAGATCTCGACCGAGACGATGTTGTGGGTCTCTGCAGACGGCGATTTCTGGAATTCGACCCGTTATTCCGCTTCCATCAACGATCCCAGGCTACTGAATCGCGTCTCTTGCTCCGCCGAGAACACCGCCGGCGCCGAAGCCCGGGGCCTGTGCGTGTACCCTTCCTACAGAGGTGAAGCTCAGAAGTACTGCAAGAAGGACGAACCTCGCCCGGACAGGTATCCTGGCTACACCTGGAATGAGACAGAGGCAGGACTCATGGCTACCAACAAATGCCCGAAAGGATGGACTGGCTACGCCTCCAGGTGGTGCAGCAACAACGGCACCTGGGACAACTTCCTCGATCTCAG CGAGTGCAAGAACGCAGATCTGGGAGAATGGGAAGCCCAGACAGAGAACGACAGCATCACTGCCTCCGAGATCATAAACGGCGTGGCACAAGACACCGAGGAAATGGAGCTCGCCCCGGGGGACATCTCCGCTCTTGGTCACATCTTTGAGCTCCTCGAGGACAAGCACGAAGGTGATCTGGATTCGACAGAAGACGCCGCTCTTCTCGCTGAG GAGTACATGGAGGGAACGGCCGCGACGGGAGACCACATGTTACGGGACCCCGAATCGTGGATGGAGTTGGACCAGGCAGTTCGCAGCAACACGAGTACGAAGCTCCAGGCCGGGATCACCAGCGCCGCCATTGCCCTCGCCACTCACCTCAACAACTTCACCAAAAACTATGTTAAAGACAAAATAA ACGTGAGGGTCAGCAGCCACCCCCCTGAGTTCTACGAGGAGATTGCGGAGCGCTCCTTCAGCTACCCAGACGGCATCACCAAGATTGAGTTGCCAAAAGGATTTCAGACATCCTACGTTGGAATGGACGGACTTGTGCCAGTTATCTTCAATGCGTATGAGGATCTTCACTGTACTTCTAACATCGTCCCATG CAACCAAACCTCTTTAAACGAGCAACGACACCTGCCCGCTTCGAGTCAAGTCAACAGTATCATCATCGGTGCAACAGTCGGCGCTGGGTCTTCTTGGAGGGCAG AGGGAAATCAAAGAATATCGGTTATGCTGCGCCATCAGTACGACGGGACCGAGTACGAACTTGGCTCCCCGCGATGCGTTTGGTGGGACGAACAGCAGCACGGATGGAATGAGACTGGGTGCCAACGAGTTACCTCCACGCAGACGTACACAGAATGCTCTTGCGATCACCTTACCAATCTGGCGGTCATCATGGATATTAATGGAGTCATTCAAAAGGATAGT ACCTTGTACCTAATATCACAGTGGATCACCATCGTGGGTTTCTCCGTGTCCATTCCGAGCTTGCTACTTAGCGTCCTATGTCTTATCTGCTTCCGGAACGTCCGCGCCCGAAAGAGTTCGATCATTCATGCTAATCTCTGTCTGAATCTGCTAGTGGCGGAAATAGTCTTACTGGCGGGTTTGGACGCCACCCACAATGCCGTGGCGTGCGCGGTGGTGGCCGCAATCCTCCACTACTTCTTCATCGCCACCTTCACCTGGAGCGCCATCGAGGCCTTCCACATGTACCTCAACTTCATCAAG GTGTTCTCCACGTTGGGATCTCCGCTCAAGTACTACCTGGGCTTTGGCTACGGCATCCCGACGCTGTTCGTCTCCATAACTCTTGGAATCACGCAGGGTCGTGGTTACGGGTCTGAGAGAGC GTGTTGGCTCGAAGGTGCACTGGTCTGGGCTTTTGCTGGACCCCTCGCTTTTGTCATGGTG AGCAACCTGGTAGTCTTCTGGATGATCATGCGCGTGGTGTGGCGTGACAAGGGTGTGGGCGACCTGCAGCACCGGAGATCGCGCCAGCAGCTCCTCAAAAGGCTAAAAGGATCCGtgtccctgttcctcctcctcgggGCCACCTGGATCTCCGGATTCCTTTACTTTGCTGAAG CAACTTCCTTCATGGCCATCGTGTTCACACTCCTCAACTCTTTCCAAGGCGTCGGGATCTTCATACTTACGATCATAACCGACGATACTATCTTGACAGAGATTAAAAAGCTGCTGGGCATGAAG GTGGATGATCCCAAGACATCTTACGCCTCGAGGATGGCAACCACAGTTGtaaactaa
- the LOC125030419 gene encoding uncharacterized protein LOC125030419: MKLVFYLLVVAASIRLGGCEGIMGLQVTLEVRFPQQHRFHLTWEGEQDSLYKVCVTIWSHGCVHVAGTEYTVEEDLPSGSVFTFFVMAADEPDDFSSFVTVFYPQDLMVEVLDPTTMEVSWHPDSTFYIKQVLDFSCVTSMMYTLLAAQINLKGTLLEVQCGGRIVGDVSVDNVTSVQVPVRDVIIEHNLNCGVTDEQMHILPLLLQPVITGLDVELIIDYTLNKISFLVSWQALGPSAFKICSSGPPLQCWMVSGYEYLLDEYFPSGSIYNFYVMYAGTEDFSNYVTVYYPWQLVVIPLTSSKLLVSWDERESPFIKQVSDVGVTCETSVELDFEGSPANITLFHNFGENTTGSLFIPLKLVVIIPPPAEDPYLSLPWECPDTHTCEPDTQCVPGTFSLLPDLDANEEEFPYSCRGGNQTDTGDGLTAGEGKVLSILHADIVWPDLQTSSNFSCRMSSSLSLLKYSLEGKKASGNLDMLATYMNLWSGYDFVTDCVPDPTILPEILATWREVEVSELSCETGHLINETCYVYIDEERSFHEARRECLALGGDLAYFTPEIAEWLSDEDIKEVMWCLGTSLEARPIKPLAPKFMLTPSLMSVNGATPCYPSSATSNNSCLSKIPSLCAFSPQADLTTKTGTPSEAPPCEDPNPCLNGGICYTTFAGLGLASSENATGHMCLCLDGYYGLNCEYTGADYHESKSSELVALEGNTLNIEYVWYGVHSNFTHCFTPAALTLFQLRCNGRSFCNVSERDLRLHLPSYCPRHLRRQLLVRWSSMRVPGCEKGADSAVPLGCYSLTDQAYDNAQDAKLECNSQGGDLATHSDSSIFCDLTEVSSIWVQSSSTADEIHGFSFIAAGATKQTCPSSQPSMSNSKAMCNFPLKDTSKMSASLVLGLNENTTGVEVSWDEQPGADTYILCAIICISLPGSTTEYFWQTLDSGIRRTFTLTPLSNGVSLPKSSVSIYHPWQLNVVAGEAASVVVSWEPMHSSFEPAMASVSYSGEGYVVVEGVEGDVFNFVFVNSKDSEILEVEAHILRHTGTVSDHTRQWMVMEGPLQKVIGLNSLLPDINPARAFTFLTTVFEEQVPELEGEDLVSKSSLDITYAEFATSDHFDDPEYCSVRSARALVRYACQGKKSCSLPKDLLASYTHTPLTWENLCSNTNASYRLFLQAGEMSGDIECPDLEGLIVNRHTEDRTCYGLTTSTLGFREAREVCLSYGGDLLHYHDRLRTWLKQAWNEALAAGDKKTWVIGYSSIPRPLKPMVPPHLLHPATLVNGSVEMCRENNCDLQRHLGICELPPYVSDIRQTNVTYNEPCTRDTCQNGGTCFTTLSGEQMCFCPPSLYGYSCENKD; encoded by the exons GCGGATGTGAAGGAATAATGGGACTACAAGTCACCCTCGAGGTCCGATTTCCACAGCAACATCGCTTCCATCTTACCTGGGAGGGTGAACAGGATTCTTTGTATAAG GTTTGCGTGACAATCTGGTCGCATGGTTGTGTGCACGTGGCAGGGACAGAGTACACAGTCGAGGAGGACCTTCCTTCCGGTAGTGTTTTCACATTCTTCGTGATGGCCGCAGATGAACCTGACGATTTCTCTTCATTTGTCACCGTCTTCTACCCAC AGGACCTGATGGTGGAAGTACTTGACCCTACCACGATGGAAGTATCTTGGCATCCCGACTCTACCTTTTACATTAAGCAGGTCTTGGATTTTAGTTGTGTTACTAGCATGATGTATACTTTACTTGCTGCACAAATCAACCTAAAGGGGACCCTTCTTGAAGTTCAATGTGGGGGTCGAATA GTAGGGGACGTCAGTGTGGACAACGTTACGAGTGTGCAGGTGCCCGTTAGAGACGTCATCATCGAACACAATTTGAACTGTGGCGTCACTGATGAGCAGATGCACATCCTTCCCCTTCTGTTGCAGCCAG TTATTACGGGCCTTGACGTGGAGCTTATTATAGACTACACTCTGAACAAGATCAGTTTTCTCGTGAGTTGGCAAGCTTTGGGACCCTCGGCCTTTAAG ATTTGTTCATCTGGGCCTCCGCTGCAATGCTGGATGGTCAGCGGCTATGAGTACCTCCTGGATGAGTACTTCCCTTCGGGCAGTATCTACAACTTTTACGTAATGTACGCCGGTACCGAAGACTTCTCAAACTATGTCACCGTATACTATCCGT GGCAGTTGGTGGTGATCCCTCTGACTTCTTCAAAACTGTTGGTATCATGGGATGAACGCGAAAGTCCGTTTATCAAACAG GTTTCTGACGTTGGTGTGACCTGTGAGACAAGCGTGGAGTTAGACTTCGAAGGCTCTCCCGCTAATATCACCCTCTTTCATAATTTCGGTGAAAATACTACAGGCAGCCTTTTTATCCCACTCAAGCTTGTCGTCATTATTCCACCACCCGCTGAAG ATCCCTACCTCAGCCTACCTTGGGAGTGCCCCGATACTCATACGTGCGAGCCCGACACCCAGTGTGTGCCCGGAACGTTCAGTCTTCTGCCTGACCTTGATGCAAATGAGGAAGAGTTTCCCTATTCTTGCAGAG GTGGTAACCAGACGGACACCGGGGACGGCCTGACCGCTGGCGAGGGAAAGGTGTTGTCCATCCTTCACGCTGACATCGTTTGGCCGGACCTTCAGACCTCAAGCAATTTCAGCTGCAGGATGAGTTCCTCGCTTTCCTTGTTGAAATACAG CCTCGAGGGGAAGAAAGCATCCGGGAATCTAGACATGTTGGCAACGTACATGAACCTCTGGTCTGGCTACGATTTCGTGACTGACTGTGTCCCTGACCCAACTATTTTGCCTGAGATCCTGGCGACGTGGAGAGAAGTTGAAGTCAGCGAACTTTCTTGCGAAACAGGACATCTGATCAATGAAACATGTTACGTTTATATTGATGAGGAGCGAAGTTTCCACGAGGCTCGCAGAGAGTGTCTGGCCCTTGGCGGAGACCTGGCGTATTTTACCCCAGAGATTGCTGAGTGGCTCAGCGACGAAGATATAAAGGAAGTAATGTGGTGCTTGGGAACTTCGTTGGAGGCTCGCCCTATCAAGCCTCTTGCTCCAAAATTCATGCTGACGCCGTCTCTCATGTCAGTTAATGGCGCCACCCCCTGCTACCCTTCCAGTGCCACCTCCAACAATTCCTGCCTCTCCAAAATCCCCAGTCTGTGCGCCTTCTCCCCCCAGGCTGACCTTACTACAAAGACAGGAACTCCATCAGAAGCGCCTCCGTGCGAGGATCCGAATCCTTGCTTGAACGGAGGAATCTGCTACACTACCTTCGCGGGTCTGGGCCTCGCCTCTTCGGAAAACGCCACAGGACACATGTGCCTCTGCCTCGATGGCTATTATGGCCTCAACTGTGAATATACGG GGGCAGATTACCATGAGAGCAAATCGAGTGAACTAGTGGCCCTAGAAGGAAACACACTGAATATAGAATACGTCTGGTACGGCGTCCACAGCAATTTCACTCACTGCTTCACTCCCGCTGCCCTTACTCTTTTCCAGTTACG TTGCAACGGCAGGAGCTTCTGCAATGTGTCCGAGAGAGATCTGcgcctccatcttccttcctattGTCCGCGACATCTCCGCCGTCAG CTTTTGGTACGGTGGTCCAGCATGCGAGTTCCCGGGTGTGAGAAGGGCGCTGACAGTGCAGTCCCTCTAGGATGTTATTCTCTCACAGATCAGGCCTACGATAACGCTCAGG ATGCCAAGCTCGAGTGTAACAGTCAAGGAGGGGATTTAGCTACACACTCcgattcgtccattttttgcgacTTGACCGAGGTTTCATCTATCTGGGTCCAGTCAAGCAGTACGGCTGATGAAATACATGGTTTCTCATTCATCGCTGCTGGGGCTACAAAGCAAACCTGTCCTTCATCGCAGCCCAGTATGAGCAACAGTAAAGCCATGTGTAATTTCCCTCTCAAAGACACTTCTAAGATGTCGGCGTCTCTTGTTCTTGGTTTGAATGAAAATACGACTGGTGTTGAAGTTTCTTGGGACGAACAGCCAGGAGCAGACACTTATATCCTGTGCGCCATCATCTGTATTAGTCTGCCAGGTTCGACAACAGAGTACTTCTGGCAGACGTTAGATTCAGGAATCAGACGCACATTTACGCTAACTCCACTCAGTAACGGCGTTTCCTTACCAAAGTCGAGCGTCTCTATCTATCACCCAT GGCAGTTGAACGTGGTGGCTGGAGAGGCTGCATCTGTCGTAGTGTCATGGGAGCCTATGCATAGTTCCTTCGAG CCAGCGATGGCCAGTGTCTCCTACTCAGGGGAGGGTTACGTTGTTGTGGAAGGCGTGGAAGGCGATGTCTTCAACTTCGTTTTTGTTAACTCTAAGGACAGCGAGATTTTGGAGGTAGAGGCTCACATCCTACGCCACACTGGGACAG tttcagACCACACACGGCAATGGATGGTAATGGAAGGCCCCCTTCAGAAAGTTATCGGACTTAACTCCCTCCTGCCTGACATAAATCCCGCCAGGGCTTTCACTTTTCTTACCACTGTGTTTGAGGAGCAAG TCCCTGAGCTGGAAGGGGAGGACCTGGTGAGCAAATCAAGCCTGGACATCACCTACGCTGAATTCGCGACCTCCGACCACTTCGATGACCCCGAGTACTGCAGCGTGAGGTCAGCTCGAGCTCTTGTCAGATATGC ATGTCAGGGGAAGAAGTCTTGTAGTTTGCCGAAGGACTTGCTCgcttcgtacacacacacgccactcACATGGGAGAACCTTTGCTCCAACACGAATGCATCCTACCGCCTTTTCCTCCAAGCGGGAGAAATGTCAGGTGACATCGAGTGCCCAGACCTGGAAGGTCTGATAGTGAATCGCCACACAGAGGACAGAACTTGCTACGGGTTGACAACGTCAACTCTAGGCTTTCGAGAGGCAAGGGAGGTCTGTCTCTCATACGGAGGCGACCTCCTGCATTATCATGACCGCCTCAGGACATGGTTAAAGCAGGCTTGGAATGAAGCGTTGGCAGCGGGGGACAAGAAGACTTGGGTAATCGGCTACTCCAGCATACCACGACCGCTGAAGCCCATGGTTCCACCTCATCTGCTCCATCCCGCTACCCTAGTTAACGGCAGCGTCGAAATGTGTCGGGAGAACAACTGCGACCTTCAGCGTCATCTCGGAATATGTGAACTGCCGCCCTACGTGTCGGATATACGTCAGACCAACGTCACCTACAACGAACCTTGCACTCGGGACACTTGTCAGAACGGAGGCACCTGTTTCACCACGCTGTCAGGAGAACAAATGTGCTTCTGCCCCCCTTCACTCTACGGGTATTCGTGTGAAAACAAAG ACTAA